One Oncorhynchus masou masou isolate Uvic2021 chromosome 18, UVic_Omas_1.1, whole genome shotgun sequence DNA window includes the following coding sequences:
- the btbd16 gene encoding BTB/POZ domain-containing protein 16 yields MELGGAVRRETGGGSSSCTIVAAEGTLPVGARLVSLGFEAAGRALWRHPSKFGNDWAFIPLPSLPEVVYTFNMDFVDNFVEVDASEAGIGAVLSQRTGTPPNLRPSAFFLKKLSPAKQKNDDGGVRELLAVVKALKTWRHWLEGAKHPFLIWTDHSNLEYIRAARRLNPHQASVRLLGICPEPVLAPAVDDWFRRTEETWDAAHVHLQRHRSKAPMFVPGDRVWLSTRNLPLHLPCWKLGPRPVVAGPLQESEVREVPPSPLDIEGAPTYSVRSILDSRRRARGLQYLVDWEGYGLEERCWVPEEDITLHLALRVVTETGVGALLEPCVKRGYCHDFCRSQFLSLFGRCSELSASSRGRQRTQAGHTNRWQLRHPLGSDLLGQAQAERTMRVALNTSLRTIRTADSPQPCTHDEPPLPRLTLPASTSLPRSPRRCVPGHPSKATPEDLFYLLSRSVVHYNQPDVVLECLGSQWELHCPNLTKSGTLSNLYMSTRQQRARSLQDRAGSGKNGKDKAYSRPGSSNSSRDKQNGKKPAGPLVLQLPVKEATVTKEALSFALRTLYNPEACPEHWGEGVLSTAALLGLPHLFQRCLTEMINKISSSTVCIFHRVSCKFKETSLQRACERWLELYLVTELTCFIYLRDLPFELLHKTLSSPRVFAACEYQLLKTVLYWVFLQFNPAAQILPSHRFIMTFFSRAGVFLEQPVGQRFTVLFRALRLHGITQRANLEEMQQIHVFPQSWLLLIFSKHYYALHSGGDMQVTDFSQQAVRFGMVIEREPQYCTRTIGLYGFYFLLKAASMGELDSHGFSLQRLRHWDPAMSVRACERHPFSMMTERALSYQINVQAHVHGQWQEFNSGPINQEFGLTKRTCKSQVFKVRGLSLPIFVTFALAFAAV; encoded by the exons atggagctgggaggggcggtgcgtagggagaccggagggggttccagTTCGTGCACCATTGTGGctgcagagggcacactgccggtcggtgccaggttggtctctctgggattcgaggcagcaggcagggcactctggcgtcaccccag CAAATTTGGCAACGATTGGGCGTTCATacctctgccctctctgcccGAAGTGGTGTACACGTTCAATATGGATTTTGTCGACAACTTCG tggaggtagacgcttccgaggctgggataggagcggtGCTCTCTCAGCGCACGGGTACGCCACCGAATCTCCGCCCCTCTGCCTTCTTcttgaagaagctcagcccggcaaAGCAAAAAAATGATGATGGGGGGgtccgggagctgttggctgtcgtcaaggcctTGAAGACATGGAGACATTGGCTAGAGGgagctaaacacccttttctcatctggactgaccacagcaatctggagtacatccgggccgcaaggagactgaaccctcaccaggcaag tgtaaggctcctgggcatctgcccagag ccggttctggctcctgcggtggatgacTGGTTCCGGCGCACGGAGGAAACATGGGACGCCGCCCATGTCCATCTTCAGCGTCACCGCAGTAAGGCCCCGATGTTCGtaccgggggaccgggtctggctctcgacccgaaacctgcccctccacctgccctgcTGGAAGCTGGGTccacg gccggtggtggctggcccgctccaggaatCTGAGGTGCGAGaggttcctccctcccctctggacATTGAGGGGGCACCGACGTACTCCGTTCGATCCATcctggattcgagacgtcgggcgaggggccttcagtacctcgtggactgggaggggtacggtctggaagagagatgctgggttccggagGAGGAC atcaccctgcacctcgccctccgggtcgtcacCGAGACCGGTGTTGGCGCGCTGCTGGAGCCGTGCGTCaagagggggtactgtcacgacttctgccgaagtcagttcctctccttgttcgggcggtgttcggag CTGTCTGCCTCCTCACGTGGCCGTCAAAGGACACAAGCAGGCCACACCAACCGCTGGCAGCTGCGCCACCCCCTTGGCAGTGATCTGCTGGGGCAAGCACAAGCTGAGAGAACCATGAGAGTGGCCCTCAACACATCACTCAGGACCAtaaggacag CTGACTCTCCACAGCCCTGCACTCATGATGAGCCCCCCCTGCCAAGGCTTACCCTCCCAGCGAGCACCAGCCTGCCCAGAAGCCCCAGACGCTG TGTGCCAGGTCATCCCAGCAAGGCTACACCAGAGGACCTGTTCTACCTCCTGTCCCGCAGTGTTGTCCATTACAACCAACCAG ACGTGGTGCTGGAGTGCCTGGGAAGCCAGTGGGAGCTGCACTGCCCTAATCTCACCAAGTCAGGCACCCTAAGCAACCTCTACATGTCAACCAGACAGCAGAGGGCAAGGAGCCTTCAGGACAGAGCAG GAAGTGGTAAGAATGGGAAAGACAAGGCATACAGCCGACCTGGCAGCAGCAACTCCAGCAGAGACAAACAGAATGGGAAGAAACCCGCAGGCCCCCTCGTCCTCCAACTCCCTGTGAAAGAAGCCACCGTCACCAAAGAGG CCCTCTCCTTTGCCCTCAGGACCCTCTATAACCCAGAGGCATGTCCTGAACACTGGGGAGAGGGGGTGCTCTCTACCGCCGCCCTGCTGGGCCTGCCACACCTTTTCCAGAG GTGCCTAACAGAGATGATAAATAAGATCAGCTCCTCCACTGTGTGTATCTTTCATCGCGTGTCCTGCAAG TTTAAGGAGACCAGTCTTCAGAGAGCGTGTGAGCGATGGTTGGAGCTTTACCTGGTGACTGAGTTGACATGTTTCATCTACCTGAGAGACTTACCCTTTGAACTCCTCCACAAGACCCTAAGTTCACCCAG GGTCTTTGCTGCCTGTGAGTACCAGCTCCTGAAGACAGTGCTATACTGGGTATTCCTACAGTTCAACCCTGCAGCTCAGATCCTTCCCTCTCATCGGTTCATTATGACCTTCTTCTCCAG GGCTGGCGTCTTCTTGGAACAGCCtgtgggacagaggttcaccgtTCTCTTCCGGGCCCTTCGCTTACATGGCATCACTCAGC GAGCCAATCTTGAGGAGATGCAGCAGATCCATGTCTTTCCTCAGTCCTGGCTGCTCCTCATCTTCTCCAAGCACTACTACGCT CTCCACAGTGGAGGAGACATGCAAGTAACAGATTTCTCCCAACAAGCAGTGCGCTTCGGCATGGTCATTGAGAGG GAGCCTCAATACTGCACGCGAACCATTGGACTGTATGGCTTCTACTTCCTGCTTAAAGCAGCCAGCATGGGAGAGCTGGACTCACATGGCTTCTCTCTGCAG AGACTGAGACACTGGGACCCTGCCATGTCTGTGCGGGCGTGTGAAAGGCATCCTTTCAGTATGATGACAGAGCGGGCCTTGTCCTATCAGATCAACGTGCAGGCCCATGTGCACGGCCAGTGGCAGGAGTTCAACAGTGGTCCCATCAACCAGGAGTTTGGCCTGACCAAGCGCACCTGCAAGAGCCAG GTGTTTAAAGTGAGGGGCCTCAGCTTGCCCATCTTTGTGACCTTTGCCCTGGCCTTCGCTGCAGTCTGA